A portion of the Streptomyces erythrochromogenes genome contains these proteins:
- a CDS encoding coiled-coil domain-containing protein, with amino-acid sequence MDRGMADTYGRGTVTTASRRWFGGRDESRRADAQAAKDAAAAAFYELDTAQRDLRISIETIAAADGSPAARQATEGFAALGQRIDQVSHVYIEAVDAHDLDRAELEASAATRAREELTRARDELVRVKGELERFAQSLQPLLDKAETQLARVAPARERARAALIGASDALDAVRAKGMRADDLAARLAALGPELTKLNQGAAQHGVQATVQRADRILRDAEAIRAEAARLPERAAEIDRRLVSLRTRAQALRNRADRVDPVLSELRRRFSAACWQDLQHVPDEAVRDVSRAEEQLREAGVARDEQRWADVGTLIEAVRGALDATDEAVSAAQDRLTRLEAVARDPQAEVDRTRFAIRDAQRLAMAGRSVPDPRHARPLDDAVARVGRALDGLEERHPDYWAFLQEMEAVRASVNRVVSGIREELGHG; translated from the coding sequence ATGGACCGGGGCATGGCGGACACGTACGGGAGAGGGACTGTGACGACGGCATCCCGGCGGTGGTTCGGTGGGCGGGACGAGAGTCGGCGGGCGGACGCGCAGGCGGCCAAGGACGCCGCCGCGGCCGCGTTCTACGAGCTGGACACGGCGCAGCGGGATCTGCGGATCTCGATCGAGACCATCGCCGCGGCGGACGGGTCGCCCGCGGCGCGGCAGGCGACCGAGGGGTTCGCCGCGCTCGGGCAGCGCATCGACCAGGTCAGCCACGTCTACATCGAGGCGGTCGACGCGCACGACCTGGACCGGGCGGAGTTGGAGGCCTCGGCGGCCACGCGCGCGCGGGAGGAGCTGACGCGCGCCCGCGATGAACTCGTGCGGGTCAAGGGGGAGCTGGAGCGGTTCGCGCAGAGCCTGCAGCCGTTGCTGGACAAGGCCGAGACGCAGCTCGCGCGGGTCGCGCCGGCCCGGGAGCGGGCCAGGGCCGCGCTGATCGGGGCCAGTGACGCGCTGGACGCCGTACGGGCCAAGGGGATGCGGGCCGATGACCTGGCGGCGCGGCTGGCGGCGCTGGGGCCGGAGCTGACCAAGCTGAACCAGGGCGCGGCGCAGCACGGGGTACAGGCGACGGTGCAGCGGGCCGACCGGATCCTGCGCGACGCGGAGGCCATACGGGCCGAGGCGGCGCGGCTGCCCGAGCGGGCGGCGGAGATCGACCGGCGGCTGGTGAGCCTGCGGACGCGGGCGCAGGCGTTGCGCAATCGGGCGGACCGGGTGGATCCGGTGCTGAGTGAGCTGCGGCGGCGGTTCAGTGCGGCGTGCTGGCAGGACCTCCAGCACGTGCCGGACGAGGCGGTGCGGGACGTGTCGCGCGCGGAGGAGCAGCTGCGGGAGGCCGGCGTGGCCCGGGACGAGCAGCGCTGGGCGGACGTGGGGACGCTGATCGAGGCGGTCCGCGGTGCGCTGGACGCCACGGACGAGGCGGTGTCGGCGGCGCAGGACCGGCTGACGCGGCTGGAGGCGGTGGCGCGGGATCCGCAGGCGGAGGTGGACCGGACCCGCTTCGCGATCCGGGACGCGCAGCGGCTGGCGATGGCGGGCCGCAGTGTGCCGGACCCGCGGCACGCGCGGCCGCTGGACGATGCGGTGGCGCGGGTGGGCCGGGCGTTGGACGGGCTGGAGGAGCGGCACCCGGACTACTGGGCGTTCCTCCAGGAGATGGAGGCCGTACGGGCCTCCGTGAACCGGGTGGTGAGCGGGATCCGGGAGGAGCTCGGCCACGGCTAG
- a CDS encoding site-specific integrase: MARKKNPNGAGSIWQRPDGRYEARAYVPQPDGTRRRKTVYGKTWEECDTKRQELVRRDRQGIPTPTRSAKLSEWLPFWLETFVKHDRKRTTYAKYETHVRRYLIPHLGSKRLETLGVPDVRRMLAAVTAQASAATAKESHRVLRSALTAANREELISRNVVMLVPAPRVVQRELKPWDLDETLTFLEASRRDPLYAAFVLAVALGLRRGEILGLRWSDIDLDRRTLTVRNQIQRVQKELYADSTKNRRSRVIPLPRMCVAPLRWQRMRQVALQAAAKDKEWEESDYVFTTRTGRPIEPRNISRSFERIGQDAGLPRIRLHDVRHGCATLLFAAGVAPRVVMEILGHSQIAVTMNIYTHVADSGRREAMGHMDRLLRRRRPAE; the protein is encoded by the coding sequence ATGGCACGGAAGAAGAACCCGAACGGCGCTGGCAGCATCTGGCAGCGCCCAGACGGGCGTTACGAGGCGCGCGCCTACGTGCCTCAGCCCGACGGGACCCGCCGCCGGAAGACCGTGTACGGCAAGACGTGGGAAGAGTGCGACACCAAGCGTCAGGAGCTGGTGCGGCGGGATCGGCAGGGCATCCCGACGCCCACCCGCTCGGCCAAGCTCTCCGAGTGGCTTCCCTTCTGGCTGGAGACGTTCGTCAAGCACGACCGCAAGAGGACGACGTACGCCAAATATGAGACCCATGTCCGCCGATACCTGATCCCGCACCTGGGCTCCAAGCGACTGGAGACCCTCGGGGTGCCGGACGTACGGCGCATGCTGGCCGCCGTGACGGCGCAGGCTTCCGCCGCGACTGCCAAGGAGTCTCACCGGGTGCTGCGCAGCGCGCTCACCGCGGCGAACCGCGAGGAGCTGATCAGCCGCAACGTGGTGATGCTCGTGCCGGCGCCGCGGGTCGTGCAGCGTGAGTTGAAGCCGTGGGACCTCGACGAGACGCTCACCTTCCTGGAGGCCAGTCGGCGCGACCCGCTATACGCGGCCTTCGTGCTGGCTGTGGCCCTGGGGTTGCGCCGGGGCGAGATTCTCGGGCTGCGCTGGTCCGACATCGACCTCGACCGCCGGACGCTGACCGTGCGGAACCAGATCCAGCGCGTGCAGAAGGAGCTGTACGCGGACTCCACCAAGAACCGGCGGAGCCGGGTCATCCCCCTCCCCCGGATGTGCGTGGCGCCCCTTCGCTGGCAGCGGATGCGGCAGGTCGCGTTGCAGGCCGCGGCCAAGGACAAGGAGTGGGAGGAGAGCGACTACGTGTTCACCACCCGCACCGGCCGGCCGATCGAGCCGCGCAACATCAGCCGGTCCTTCGAGCGGATCGGCCAGGACGCCGGCCTGCCGCGGATCCGGCTGCACGACGTGCGGCACGGGTGCGCCACGCTGCTGTTCGCGGCCGGGGTGGCACCTCGGGTGGTGATGGAGATCCTCGGTCACTCGCAGATCGCCGTCACGATGAACATCTACACCCACGTGGCCGACAGCGGCAGGCGGGAGGCCATGGGGCACATGGACCGACTGTTGCGCCGGCGGCGGCCCGCCGAGTAG
- a CDS encoding helix-turn-helix domain-containing protein: protein MSSPLPTTHQALTVPEVMAALRLSRFTVYNLIRSRALASFTEGRSRRIPADSVRAYLEAKLEEAA from the coding sequence GTGAGTTCCCCCCTGCCCACCACGCACCAGGCCCTGACTGTTCCCGAGGTCATGGCCGCGCTGCGACTCAGTCGCTTCACCGTCTACAACCTGATCCGCTCCCGCGCCCTGGCGAGCTTCACCGAGGGCCGCTCGCGCCGGATCCCCGCAGACAGTGTTCGCGCCTACCTGGAAGCCAAGTTGGAGGAAGCCGCCTGA
- a CDS encoding DUF3631 domain-containing protein, with the protein MSDHKPQAAPIDGAALLDEVEAFHRRFNIFPREAAYVAVALWDAHAHLLDAFDATPRIAFLSPEPGSGKSRALDVIETLVPNSMAAVDASQSALFRSVAGVEGSRPTILFDEIDTIFGPKAAGDENLRKFLNAGHTRGRKMYRCVGDGANQTVEGFPAYCAIALAGLGSLPDTVFTRSVIIRMRKKAPNESCEPWRERIHKKQGNALRDRLATWAEAVRKRVTESWPTMPAGITDRPADVWEPLLAVAEAAGADWPERARAACLELVAAAKENDASSLGIRLLTDLRDQVFRGEERMPTAAILECLLRMDDAPWADMDGKPLSSRMLSQMLGQYVTATNKPIKPRGIRVGSATPKGYYAEDLADAWARYCPPHPQKSATSATAATPQVRGGESVAEAATAIRHMPAETATQLFPVAG; encoded by the coding sequence ATGAGCGACCACAAGCCCCAGGCCGCACCCATCGACGGCGCCGCGCTGCTCGACGAGGTGGAAGCCTTCCACCGGCGGTTCAACATCTTCCCGCGCGAGGCCGCATACGTCGCCGTGGCGCTGTGGGACGCGCACGCACACCTGCTCGACGCCTTCGACGCCACGCCTCGCATCGCGTTCCTGTCCCCCGAGCCAGGGTCCGGCAAGAGCCGCGCCCTGGACGTGATCGAGACCCTGGTGCCGAACTCCATGGCGGCGGTGGACGCCTCGCAGTCCGCGCTGTTCCGGTCCGTGGCCGGAGTCGAAGGAAGCAGGCCCACGATCCTCTTCGACGAGATCGACACCATCTTCGGCCCCAAGGCCGCGGGCGACGAGAACCTCCGCAAGTTCCTCAACGCCGGTCACACCCGAGGCCGGAAGATGTACCGGTGCGTCGGGGACGGCGCCAACCAGACCGTGGAAGGCTTCCCCGCCTACTGCGCCATCGCCCTCGCTGGACTGGGCTCTCTGCCCGACACCGTCTTCACTCGCTCCGTCATCATCCGCATGCGCAAGAAGGCACCCAACGAGTCCTGCGAGCCCTGGCGGGAGCGCATCCACAAGAAGCAGGGCAACGCCCTGCGCGACCGCCTTGCCACCTGGGCCGAAGCCGTCCGTAAGCGGGTTACCGAGTCCTGGCCGACCATGCCCGCCGGAATCACCGACCGGCCGGCGGATGTATGGGAACCCCTCCTCGCCGTCGCCGAAGCCGCTGGCGCCGACTGGCCCGAGCGGGCGCGCGCCGCCTGCCTGGAACTGGTCGCCGCAGCCAAGGAGAACGACGCCTCCTCCCTCGGCATCCGCCTACTGACGGATCTGCGGGATCAGGTCTTCCGGGGTGAGGAACGGATGCCGACCGCGGCCATCCTCGAATGCCTCCTGCGCATGGACGACGCCCCCTGGGCCGACATGGACGGCAAGCCCCTCAGCTCCCGGATGCTGTCGCAGATGCTCGGCCAGTACGTCACCGCCACCAACAAGCCCATCAAGCCCCGCGGGATCCGAGTCGGCTCCGCCACCCCCAAGGGCTACTACGCCGAGGACCTCGCGGACGCCTGGGCCCGCTACTGCCCCCCTCACCCCCAGAAGTCCGCAACATCCGCCACAGCCGCCACACCGCAGGTCAGAGGGGGTGAATCTGTGGCGGAAGCCGCCACAGCCATCCGCCACATGCCCGCGGAAACCGCCACACAGCTCTTCCCCGTCGCCGGATAG
- a CDS encoding bifunctional DNA primase/polymerase has translation MTQPTPLPRGSWARLLANALSLAARGWPLFPLRPGSKAPALHGEDRCPRTNGCSGGHLKWEQRATTDQSVIVRCWSHKPYNIGLATGPAGLVVVDLDMPKADSSRDAPGGADNLLALCERAAQAVPATLTVRTPSGGTHLYFTAPDGIRLGNTAGKLAPLIDTRAHGGYVVAPGSTTAAGTYQITDDSPPAELPAWLLALLQPSAAPRPLRLQMPGAVRSGSAARAALDAECDTVRRAPAKQANNTLNRSAFKVGRFVAWGDIPREEVEEAFQAAGEERGLTVTECRATIRSALDSSARTVRARETA, from the coding sequence ATGACCCAACCCACCCCCTTACCGCGAGGTAGCTGGGCACGGCTGCTCGCCAACGCACTGAGCCTCGCGGCCCGCGGCTGGCCACTGTTCCCGCTCCGGCCCGGCTCCAAGGCCCCAGCGCTCCACGGTGAGGACCGCTGCCCCCGCACCAATGGCTGTAGCGGTGGGCACCTGAAGTGGGAGCAGCGCGCGACCACCGACCAGAGCGTCATCGTGCGGTGCTGGAGCCACAAGCCGTACAACATCGGGCTGGCCACCGGCCCTGCCGGGCTCGTCGTGGTCGACCTCGACATGCCTAAGGCGGACAGCAGTCGGGACGCGCCTGGCGGCGCGGACAATCTGTTGGCGCTCTGCGAGCGCGCCGCGCAGGCCGTCCCGGCCACCCTCACCGTGCGGACTCCCTCCGGCGGGACCCACCTGTACTTCACCGCCCCCGACGGCATCCGGCTCGGGAACACCGCAGGCAAACTCGCCCCGCTCATCGACACCCGCGCCCACGGCGGATACGTCGTCGCCCCCGGCAGCACCACAGCGGCCGGCACCTACCAGATCACCGACGACTCCCCGCCCGCCGAACTCCCCGCCTGGCTCCTGGCCCTCCTCCAGCCCTCGGCAGCCCCGCGCCCGCTCCGCCTGCAGATGCCCGGGGCGGTCCGCAGTGGCAGCGCGGCCCGTGCGGCACTGGACGCCGAGTGTGACACCGTCCGCCGCGCGCCCGCGAAGCAGGCGAACAACACGCTCAACCGCAGCGCCTTCAAGGTGGGGCGCTTCGTCGCGTGGGGCGACATCCCCCGCGAGGAGGTTGAAGAGGCCTTCCAAGCGGCGGGGGAGGAACGCGGACTCACCGTGACCGAGTGCCGGGCCACGATCCGCAGCGCCCTCGACAGCTCCGCCCGTACGGTCCGCGCCCGGGAGACGGCATGA
- a CDS encoding RRQRL motif-containing zinc-binding protein, with amino-acid sequence MATATLPVYRWHLAPDGLATRRQLRALGLRPGGQDVVAQVERPRYRRGPLVAYLYRIELALPVRAMTAAKAAALAKANTARRTCPTCRRDAGYVIPTSLGMCVPCAYPNEQRAA; translated from the coding sequence ATGGCCACCGCCACCCTCCCCGTCTACCGGTGGCACCTCGCCCCCGACGGCCTCGCCACCCGCCGACAACTCCGAGCCCTCGGCCTCCGCCCCGGCGGACAGGACGTCGTCGCCCAGGTGGAACGGCCCCGCTACCGACGCGGGCCGCTCGTGGCTTACCTGTACCGGATCGAGCTGGCGCTGCCCGTCCGCGCGATGACCGCGGCCAAGGCCGCAGCGCTCGCCAAGGCCAACACCGCTCGCCGAACCTGCCCCACCTGCCGCCGCGACGCGGGGTACGTCATTCCGACCTCACTCGGCATGTGCGTCCCCTGCGCCTACCCCAACGAACAGCGCGCCGCCTGA
- a CDS encoding DUF6284 family protein yields the protein MKHIAALQDVVTPWSDGLEPSDAELDAIEAEMDVVLAEVELLDALIVLLDRPASEFDTRRILRAHHRVLTARRDAANRAAGAQVSGDAA from the coding sequence ATGAAGCACATCGCTGCACTTCAGGACGTTGTTACGCCGTGGTCCGACGGTCTGGAGCCGTCGGACGCGGAGCTGGACGCGATCGAGGCCGAGATGGACGTGGTCCTAGCCGAGGTCGAGTTGCTGGACGCGCTGATCGTCCTGCTGGACCGGCCGGCGTCGGAGTTCGACACCCGCCGGATCCTCCGGGCTCACCACCGGGTTCTGACCGCCCGCCGGGATGCGGCCAACCGCGCCGCCGGTGCGCAGGTGTCGGGTGACGCGGCATGA
- a CDS encoding GntR family transcriptional regulator, with translation MPLTPARDAGRPRYLQIADDLSQQIQEALGDPQAKLRPGAKVPSEADLMDRYSVAQGTVRKAMTELRVRGLVETHHGRGSFVRKAPPVQRKSSDRFRRSHRVAGKAAYLAEAEQAGAKPSVRVLFVGQTEAPAEVAVRLGLEPGARVLARRRLYYSDGIPTEEATSYLPWDLAESIPLLRDENPGPGGIYARIEERGALLKEFRETVRVRLATKEEQSALGLSPGAPVIHLMRDAQIESGRVVEVCDTLMSADQFVLEYRIPAGD, from the coding sequence ATGCCCCTCACGCCAGCACGTGACGCAGGCCGCCCGCGTTACCTTCAGATCGCCGACGACCTCAGCCAGCAGATCCAGGAAGCCCTCGGGGACCCGCAGGCCAAACTCCGCCCGGGGGCGAAGGTGCCGAGCGAGGCCGACCTCATGGACCGGTACTCGGTCGCCCAGGGGACCGTCCGCAAGGCCATGACCGAGCTGCGCGTTCGCGGGCTGGTCGAGACGCACCACGGTCGCGGCTCCTTCGTCCGCAAGGCTCCGCCGGTGCAGCGAAAGTCGAGTGACCGCTTCCGCAGGTCGCACAGGGTGGCCGGCAAGGCTGCATACCTGGCCGAGGCGGAGCAAGCAGGGGCGAAGCCCAGCGTCCGAGTCCTCTTCGTCGGTCAGACCGAGGCTCCCGCGGAGGTGGCTGTCCGGCTTGGGCTGGAACCGGGTGCCAGGGTCCTCGCACGTCGTCGGCTGTACTACAGCGACGGCATCCCCACTGAGGAAGCCACGTCTTACCTCCCGTGGGACTTGGCCGAGAGCATCCCGCTGCTCAGGGATGAGAACCCGGGGCCTGGTGGAATCTACGCCCGCATCGAGGAGCGCGGCGCCCTGCTCAAAGAGTTTCGGGAGACGGTACGCGTTCGTCTCGCCACTAAGGAGGAGCAGAGCGCGCTGGGCCTGAGCCCTGGAGCACCCGTCATCCACCTCATGCGCGACGCTCAAATCGAGTCAGGTCGAGTGGTCGAGGTCTGCGACACACTCATGAGCGCTGACCAGTTCGTTCTGGAGTACCGCATCCCTGCCGGGGACTGA
- a CDS encoding NUDIX domain-containing protein, whose product MTNATAEKPLHSVSVAGIVVREDGRVLAIRRADNGAWEPPGGILERDERPEEGVLREVAEETGIAVEVEQLTGVYKNLTLGVIALVFRCRPVGGVEQLSEESTAVRWLTPGEAEDAMKEVFAVRVADALDGEAPHVRSHDGVRLLAA is encoded by the coding sequence ATGACTAACGCTACCGCCGAGAAGCCGCTTCATTCCGTCTCGGTTGCCGGAATCGTCGTCCGGGAGGACGGGCGCGTCCTCGCGATCCGGCGCGCCGACAACGGGGCTTGGGAGCCGCCGGGCGGCATCCTCGAACGGGACGAGCGGCCTGAGGAGGGCGTACTGCGCGAGGTTGCCGAGGAGACCGGGATCGCGGTAGAGGTAGAACAGCTCACCGGGGTCTACAAAAACTTGACGCTCGGCGTGATTGCTCTGGTCTTCCGATGCCGGCCCGTAGGTGGGGTGGAGCAGTTGTCCGAGGAGTCGACGGCGGTCCGCTGGCTAACGCCAGGCGAAGCCGAGGATGCCATGAAGGAAGTCTTCGCCGTGCGTGTGGCGGACGCCTTGGACGGCGAGGCACCCCACGTGCGGTCGCATGACGGAGTCCGGCTGCTGGCGGCCTGA
- a CDS encoding GmrSD restriction endonuclease domain-containing protein, whose amino-acid sequence MSAATPTELSVQGESIQQLYNDHTASKYLVNRRYQRKLVWGVEEKERLIDSVVQKLPIPLILLAESSGEHLGRLEVIDGLQRLNSVFSFIENEFPLGGHYFDLETLADTKARLDDGTLTQKEPVLSRDTCVKIANYQLPVSVYRSATDESVDEVFRRINSSGRHLSPHEIRQAGATQAIAGLVRRIASTVRGDASLTDFVPLSEMPKISITNNELPYGIYVENIFWVAQGILTRESVRESRDEELVLDILLDLALERPAATGLRYRDSAYGIENDRAVTSSDVVHRRIATIGESELEDRFVATLELLKDVLERAPKPFASFTVTQQNYRGVPRHFQAVFVAVSQLLHDENLEPKGTQELLDVLAGFWDGDLRIPSGGGDWGSERKIQLLDMVKAALRPAFKPALNSDKSHVKDHSVRFEATLAMALTEESLFELKQGFCRINDIGTFDENSFRKILRTASAMANTSPSASGVIFIGVADDRPDAAAVEKFGGIKALEHENFHITGTQHELSALGKSVDEMWRELVQKIKSSPLDVEFANNLAQTLTPFRYKGYLIWRLTPTAMGRPVTFDNGFFERVGPQTVEVVGASIISLAGRFHRP is encoded by the coding sequence GTGTCCGCAGCTACTCCTACCGAGCTTTCCGTTCAGGGTGAGAGTATCCAGCAACTCTACAACGACCACACGGCGAGCAAATATCTCGTAAACCGCCGCTATCAAAGAAAACTGGTCTGGGGCGTAGAGGAGAAGGAGCGGCTCATTGATTCAGTTGTTCAGAAGCTCCCCATTCCTCTAATCCTGCTCGCAGAATCCTCCGGCGAACACCTGGGGCGCCTTGAGGTAATCGATGGCCTTCAGAGGCTGAACTCGGTATTTTCGTTCATCGAGAACGAATTTCCCCTGGGTGGGCACTACTTTGACCTGGAAACTTTGGCCGACACCAAGGCCCGCCTGGATGATGGAACCCTCACGCAAAAGGAGCCTGTCCTCAGCCGCGATACCTGCGTGAAGATCGCAAATTATCAGCTGCCGGTCTCCGTGTATCGCTCCGCTACCGATGAATCGGTCGACGAGGTATTTCGGCGCATCAATTCTAGTGGGCGTCACCTGAGCCCGCACGAGATCAGGCAGGCGGGAGCTACGCAGGCGATTGCCGGCCTCGTGCGCCGGATCGCGTCTACGGTTCGGGGCGACGCATCTTTGACAGATTTCGTGCCGCTGTCAGAAATGCCGAAGATCAGCATCACCAACAATGAGCTTCCATATGGAATCTATGTCGAGAATATCTTCTGGGTGGCGCAAGGTATTCTGACGCGTGAGTCGGTGCGCGAATCCAGAGACGAGGAGCTGGTCCTGGATATCCTTCTGGACCTGGCTTTGGAGCGGCCGGCAGCGACAGGCCTCCGGTATCGAGACTCGGCCTATGGGATCGAGAATGACCGCGCCGTAACTAGTTCCGATGTAGTCCATCGGCGCATCGCGACTATCGGAGAGTCGGAACTCGAAGATCGCTTCGTAGCAACGCTTGAACTCCTCAAAGATGTTCTGGAGCGGGCGCCAAAGCCATTCGCCTCCTTCACAGTGACACAGCAGAACTACAGGGGCGTACCACGGCATTTCCAGGCCGTGTTTGTCGCTGTAAGTCAACTCCTGCACGACGAGAACCTCGAGCCTAAGGGCACCCAGGAACTCCTGGATGTTCTCGCTGGATTCTGGGATGGAGATCTCAGGATCCCGTCAGGAGGCGGCGACTGGGGGTCGGAGCGGAAGATCCAGCTATTGGATATGGTGAAGGCCGCTCTTCGCCCGGCGTTCAAGCCCGCGTTGAACTCCGATAAATCTCACGTGAAGGATCACTCGGTGAGATTCGAAGCGACTCTCGCCATGGCGTTGACGGAGGAGTCGCTATTTGAACTCAAGCAAGGGTTCTGTCGGATAAACGACATCGGCACCTTTGACGAGAATAGCTTTCGTAAAATTCTGCGCACTGCGAGCGCAATGGCAAATACTAGCCCATCGGCCAGTGGCGTCATCTTTATTGGTGTTGCCGACGATCGCCCAGACGCGGCGGCGGTTGAGAAGTTCGGCGGAATCAAGGCTCTGGAGCACGAGAATTTCCATATCACTGGAACCCAGCATGAGCTTTCGGCTCTTGGGAAGTCGGTCGACGAGATGTGGCGTGAGCTAGTTCAGAAAATCAAGAGTTCTCCACTGGATGTTGAATTCGCGAATAACTTGGCACAAACCCTCACGCCTTTCAGGTATAAGGGATACTTGATCTGGCGCCTTACTCCGACTGCCATGGGTAGGCCGGTAACCTTCGACAACGGATTCTTCGAAAGGGTGGGCCCTCAGACAGTAGAGGTAGTTGGCGCTTCGATCATCTCGCTGGCAGGCCGTTTCCATAGGCCTTAG
- a CDS encoding HNH endonuclease: MHKGAITQGSVLKAIAEYDQLGREEFLAKYGFGEARSYVVVHDGREYDSKAIAGVAHQWGQGRALRSDEFSGGKEHAAAWLKRAGFQVKAVKNPDWARDEIILACQLVRENGWKGLDAQDARVVELSGLLQLLPIHHEAERNEKFRNPNGVARKTFDIATRHPEYQGKPTNGGALDVAVLMDFLDRPDEMAGVARLIRQGIAAGELQTLAPTEGEEVDDFSAPEGRLLMRRHQARERNKSLRKKKIASVIHGGGRLACEACGFDFEEVYGDRGAGYIECHHVVPLHEAGEGRTKLSDLALICANCHRMIHRRAPWPTPGELRASIERKYAADRRAAEVIARPRSAVDEQILKP, from the coding sequence ATGCACAAAGGAGCGATCACGCAGGGGTCGGTACTCAAGGCTATCGCGGAGTATGACCAGTTGGGGCGGGAGGAGTTCCTGGCGAAGTACGGCTTCGGTGAAGCCCGCTCGTACGTTGTGGTGCACGACGGGCGGGAGTACGACTCCAAAGCCATAGCAGGCGTGGCGCACCAATGGGGACAAGGGCGGGCCCTCAGGTCTGATGAGTTCAGTGGAGGCAAGGAGCACGCCGCCGCGTGGCTGAAGCGGGCTGGTTTCCAGGTCAAGGCGGTCAAGAATCCTGACTGGGCCCGGGACGAGATCATCCTCGCCTGCCAGCTCGTGAGGGAGAACGGCTGGAAGGGGCTGGACGCTCAGGACGCCAGGGTGGTCGAGCTGTCAGGACTGCTTCAGCTGCTTCCCATCCATCACGAGGCGGAGCGCAACGAGAAATTTCGCAACCCGAACGGAGTGGCGCGCAAGACGTTCGACATCGCTACGCGGCATCCGGAGTACCAGGGCAAGCCCACCAACGGCGGCGCTCTCGACGTTGCGGTGCTGATGGACTTCCTCGACCGGCCTGACGAGATGGCCGGGGTTGCTCGGCTCATTCGTCAGGGCATCGCGGCTGGCGAGCTGCAGACCCTTGCGCCGACCGAGGGCGAGGAGGTCGACGACTTCAGCGCTCCTGAGGGACGGCTCCTCATGCGCCGACACCAAGCCCGCGAGCGGAACAAGAGCCTGCGGAAGAAGAAGATCGCTTCTGTGATTCACGGCGGTGGGCGGCTGGCGTGCGAGGCGTGCGGGTTTGACTTCGAGGAGGTCTACGGCGACCGCGGTGCTGGGTACATCGAGTGCCATCACGTCGTGCCGTTGCACGAAGCCGGCGAGGGGCGGACCAAGCTCAGCGATCTCGCCCTCATCTGTGCCAACTGTCACCGCATGATCCACCGGCGTGCGCCATGGCCCACCCCTGGGGAGCTGCGGGCCTCCATCGAGCGAAAGTACGCAGCCGACAGGCGCGCCGCGGAAGTCATCGCCCGACCGCGTAGCGCGGTTGACGAGCAGATTTTGAAGCCGTGA
- a CDS encoding SH3 domain-containing protein: protein MRLFKTDPEPWNLHVGDTCLVGIPETLVRVVDIGRHDPPQDVGWLPRPHTMLVVVPADHPAEALGEDDGDTIDLDSAAPVTIELVSRADPITHAS, encoded by the coding sequence ATGAGGCTGTTCAAAACCGACCCCGAGCCATGGAACCTGCACGTCGGTGACACCTGCCTGGTGGGCATCCCGGAGACGCTGGTGCGGGTCGTCGACATCGGCCGTCACGACCCTCCACAGGATGTGGGCTGGCTTCCCCGTCCCCACACGATGCTGGTGGTAGTACCTGCCGACCACCCCGCCGAGGCTCTTGGCGAGGACGACGGGGACACGATCGACCTCGACTCGGCGGCACCGGTGACGATCGAGCTGGTGTCTCGGGCTGATCCGATCACCCACGCCTCCTGA
- a CDS encoding DUF4389 domain-containing protein, which yields MISTSSYPLRVEATLDPRLTRWMWLVKWIFAIPHYICLFFLQIAFLLMSLVAFFSILITGRYPRPLFDFNVGVIRWNTRVHYYCSIVLGTDEYPPFTLKDVPAYPVRVDVAYPERLSRWLVLVKWLLVIPQLLVIGVLATSSWSTYQYIDDYNPFSGLIGLLSLIAVVILAFTGRYPRGLFDFLMGLFRWILRVLAYASLMTDRYPPFRLDSGGPDPSPA from the coding sequence ATGATCTCCACCTCCTCCTACCCCCTGCGCGTCGAGGCGACGTTGGACCCCCGGCTCACCCGGTGGATGTGGCTGGTGAAGTGGATATTCGCCATACCGCACTACATCTGCCTGTTCTTCCTGCAGATCGCTTTCCTGCTGATGAGCCTGGTCGCCTTCTTCAGCATCCTCATCACCGGCCGATATCCGCGACCGCTCTTCGATTTCAACGTCGGCGTCATCCGCTGGAACACGCGCGTGCATTACTACTGCTCCATCGTGCTCGGCACCGATGAATACCCGCCGTTCACCCTCAAGGACGTGCCCGCATACCCGGTACGCGTGGACGTCGCGTATCCCGAGCGGCTGTCCCGCTGGCTGGTCCTGGTGAAGTGGCTCCTGGTCATCCCGCAACTACTGGTCATCGGCGTGCTGGCCACCAGCAGCTGGAGCACCTACCAGTACATCGACGACTACAACCCGTTCTCCGGCCTCATCGGCCTGCTGTCCCTGATCGCCGTGGTGATCCTGGCCTTCACCGGGCGCTACCCGCGGGGCCTGTTCGACTTCCTCATGGGCCTGTTCCGCTGGATCCTGCGCGTACTCGCCTACGCATCGCTGATGACCGACAGGTACCCCCCGTTCCGGCTGGACTCCGGCGGCCCCGACCCCAGCCCCGCCTGA